In Desulfovibrio desulfuricans DSM 642, a single window of DNA contains:
- the glpK gene encoding glycerol kinase GlpK: MAHKYILSLDQGTTSSRAILFDRDANIVQVAQREFTQIFPQPGWVEHNPNEIFDTQSHVAKECLKHANVQSNELAAVGITNQRETTVVWDKATGAPVYNAIVWQDRRTAGFCDQLRAAGKADVIRQKTGLVLDAYFSGTKVRWILDNVPGARAKAEAGELLFGTIDTWLIWNFSKRGAHVTDPSNASRTLLFNIHTGQWDDELLEIIGVPRAMLPEVAPSSSVMAQTHPEFFGQAVPIAGVAGDQQAATYGNACMNEGMAKNTYGTGCFLLLNTGTKARESKNNMLTTVAWETPKGRYYALEGSVFVGGAVVQWLRDGLGFIRDSSEMESLAITVPDNGGVYLVPAFVGMGAPYWDQYARGTMVGITRGTNRGHIARAAIESIALQTLDIMEAMQKDAGVPLTTLRVDGGASRNNMLMQCQANLTGVVVERPMVTETTALGAAYLAGLAVGFWESEEQLCAQWKLDRRFEPNMPEDRRQELLHQWHRAVERARSWIEE, translated from the coding sequence ATGGCTCATAAATACATTCTGTCGCTTGATCAGGGCACTACCAGCTCGCGCGCCATTCTTTTTGACCGCGATGCCAACATAGTACAGGTTGCCCAGCGGGAATTTACCCAGATATTCCCCCAGCCCGGCTGGGTTGAACATAACCCCAATGAAATCTTTGACACGCAGTCGCATGTTGCCAAGGAATGCCTGAAACACGCCAACGTGCAGAGCAACGAACTGGCCGCAGTGGGCATCACCAACCAGCGCGAAACCACTGTTGTGTGGGACAAGGCCACCGGCGCACCCGTATACAATGCCATTGTGTGGCAAGACCGCCGTACGGCTGGTTTTTGCGACCAGCTGCGCGCTGCGGGCAAGGCTGACGTTATTCGTCAGAAAACCGGCCTTGTGCTCGATGCCTATTTTTCCGGCACCAAGGTGCGCTGGATACTCGACAACGTGCCCGGCGCTCGCGCCAAGGCCGAAGCGGGCGAACTGCTTTTCGGCACCATTGATACATGGCTTATCTGGAACTTCAGCAAGCGCGGCGCGCATGTGACCGACCCTTCCAACGCCAGCCGCACCCTGCTCTTCAACATTCACACTGGCCAGTGGGATGATGAACTGCTTGAAATCATCGGCGTGCCGCGCGCCATGCTGCCCGAAGTGGCCCCCTCCTCCAGCGTCATGGCGCAGACCCATCCTGAATTTTTCGGTCAGGCTGTGCCCATTGCGGGCGTGGCTGGCGACCAGCAGGCCGCTACCTACGGCAATGCCTGCATGAACGAAGGCATGGCCAAAAACACCTATGGCACGGGCTGCTTCCTGCTGCTCAACACAGGCACCAAGGCCCGCGAAAGCAAGAACAACATGCTGACCACCGTGGCGTGGGAAACGCCCAAGGGCCGTTATTACGCACTTGAGGGCAGTGTTTTTGTGGGCGGCGCAGTGGTGCAGTGGCTGCGCGACGGCCTTGGCTTTATTCGTGACTCTTCTGAAATGGAAAGCCTTGCCATCACCGTGCCGGACAATGGCGGCGTGTACCTTGTGCCCGCTTTTGTGGGCATGGGCGCTCCCTACTGGGATCAGTACGCCCGAGGCACCATGGTTGGCATCACGCGCGGCACCAACCGTGGGCACATTGCCAGGGCGGCGATTGAATCCATTGCCCTGCAGACCCTCGACATCATGGAGGCCATGCAGAAAGACGCGGGCGTTCCCCTGACCACCCTGCGCGTGGACGGCGGCGCAAGCCGCAACAACATGCTCATGCAGTGCCAGGCCAACCTCACAGGCGTGGTTGTTGAGCGCCCCATGGTTACGGAAACAACCGCCCTTGGCGCGGCCTACCTTGCCGGTCTGGCTGTGGGCTTCTGGGAAAGCGAAGAGCAGCTCTGCGCCCAGTGGAAACTTGACCGCCGCTTTGAGCCCAACATGCCCGAAGACCGTCGGCAGGAACTGCTGCACCAGTGGCACCGCGCTGTGGAGCGGGCCAGAAGCTGGATTGAAGAATAA
- a CDS encoding MIP/aquaporin family protein encodes MTNLLGEFFGTMMLITFGAGVVACVLLKDSKGNGGGWIVITAGWAFGVMLGVFTSVALGAPQADLNPAVTLAKTMLGVYGASQAFVTMLAQIAGGFTGAAIVWLAYLPHWAPTEDPGLKLAVFSTAPAIRSYGQNFLCEVIGTFMLLFGIFAIFHTNNGTLPSGYGPYMVGILVWALGLSLGGPTGYAINPARDLGPRIAHAVLPIAGKGSSDWAYAWIPVCAPMVGAVLAYVVGKAVGLI; translated from the coding sequence ATGACCAACCTTCTTGGTGAATTTTTTGGAACGATGATGCTGATTACCTTTGGTGCTGGCGTTGTTGCCTGCGTTTTGCTTAAAGACTCCAAGGGCAACGGCGGCGGCTGGATTGTTATCACGGCGGGCTGGGCTTTTGGCGTCATGCTCGGGGTGTTTACATCGGTGGCGCTTGGCGCGCCCCAGGCTGACCTTAACCCGGCTGTAACCCTGGCCAAGACCATGCTTGGCGTTTACGGCGCGAGCCAGGCTTTCGTAACCATGCTGGCGCAAATCGCTGGCGGTTTCACCGGCGCTGCCATTGTCTGGCTTGCCTACCTGCCCCACTGGGCACCGACTGAAGATCCCGGCCTCAAGCTGGCTGTTTTCAGCACCGCCCCTGCCATCCGCAGCTACGGTCAGAACTTCCTGTGCGAAGTTATCGGCACGTTCATGCTACTTTTTGGCATCTTTGCCATTTTTCACACCAACAACGGCACCCTGCCTTCCGGTTACGGCCCCTACATGGTGGGCATCCTCGTGTGGGCCTTGGGTCTCAGCCTTGGCGGCCCCACCGGTTACGCCATCAACCCCGCCCGTGACCTTGGCCCCCGCATTGCGCATGCGGTGCTGCCCATTGCCGGCAAGGGTTCTTCTGATTGGGCCTATGCCTGGATTCCGGTGTGCGCTCCCATGGTCGGCGCTGTGCTTGCCTACGTTGTGGGCAAGGCCGTAGGCCTGATTTAG